The genomic interval TTGTCATAATATCACCTTTAATAGTTTTTATCCTAATTATTATATCATACAAACTATAAAAAATAATCAAAATTGCTTATCAATTAAATTTTAAATTTTCTTAAAAATTTGTTACAATGGATTTAGTAATAGAAAAAAAGGTGATAAAATGCAACCACTTGCTTATAGAATTAGACCTAAAAAAATTGAAGAAGTAGTTGGTCAACAACATTTGATTGGTGAAGGGAAACTAATAAATAACTTGATTGAAAATAATAAAATGTTTTCATTAATATTTTTTGGTCCTCCTGGTGTTGGTAAAACAACGATCGCTAAAGTTTTAGCTGAAGCACTTAATATTCCTTATGCTGAATTTAACGCTGCAACTGATAATAAAGAACGATTAAAGCAGTTAATTAAAACTGCCCAATTATCTACCGATTACATCATAATTATTGATGAAATTCATCGACTAAAAAAGGATATTCAAGATTTATTACTACCATATTTAGAAGATGGTACGACAAATCTCATTGGATTAACCACAAATAATCCCTATTTTAGTGTAAATCCTGCGATACGTTCACGATGTCATTTATTAGAGTTAAAACCATTATCTAATGATGACATTAAATATAAACTAATTGAGATAACAAAAAGTGAAGAAATTATTAAAAACAAAAGTATCCATGATGAAGCAATAAATTCTATCATTGAAATGGCTAATGGAGATTTACGAAGTGCAATCAATTTGTTAGAGTTAACCGTACTATCCTCTAAAGATAAGGAAATTAAAAAAGAACAAGTAAATTTATTACATTCACAAACCTCATTTACAATTGATAAAAATTCTGATGGTCATTATGATACTTTAAGTGCCTTTCAAAAATCAATTCGTGGTAGTGATGTGAATGCAGCACTGCATTATTTAGCTCGTTTAATTGTAGCGAATGATTTAGAAAGCATATGTCGAAGACTAGCAATCATTAGTTTTGAGGATATTGGCTTAGCTAATCCTTTAGCTTCTATACACACGATGTCAGCCATTGAAGCAGCAAGACAAGTAGGGTTACCGGAAGCTAGATTACCCCTATCAAACGCTGTGATTGAGCTTGCTTTATCGCCTAAATCAATGTCTGGTCACGAAGCGATTGATTTAGCAATTGCAGATATAAAAAAAGGAGTAATTGGTGACATACCAGAATTTATAAAGTATCGTCCGATTAATCCACCATTTAAATACAGTGCAAAAGACCCTAATAAGTATAAATATCAATATTTACCTGATAATTTAAAAGATATAGAATATTATAGACCTAAAGAAAATCCTAATACCTATGAATTCAACTTAATACAAAATTATAAATTACTTAAAAGTAAAAAGATTAAAGGATAATCCCTTAATCTTTTTTAAGTTAAATGTCTTTTACGATAACCAATAAATCCTGTTCCAATCAAAGAAAGTCCAATCCCACCTACGATATAAAATATTGAGTAATCATTTTTATCTTCTTGAATTGGTTGTCCTTCAATTACCACAATTAAATTAAAGGTTACTTCTGAAACATTACCGCTAGAATCACTTGCCTCTATAGTTATTATATAAGTCCCTTCTTTACTAGTATCATAAAACCCTTTTACAGTAGCTAAAGATGTAATATCACCATCATAGTTATCTATTACACTCAATCCACTTAATAAATACGTTTCATCTATTTCTTGATTTAAATTAATTGTCAAATCTTGATAACCTGTTATCTGTGGTGCAGTTGTGTCAACAATCGTGACAATAGCGTATGTTTCTTCAATATTTCCGCTTGTATCAGATACAAAATATTTTATTTGATAGGTTCCTAATTCATCAAAATTAATTTGGTCTAAATCTACATCAACTGAACTTGTAATGTCTCCATCATTATTATCAAAAGCTGTTACTTGTGTTAAGAAATATGCTTTTGTTAACTCAGATCTAACTTCAATAATTAAATCTGTTACACCAGTAATAACAGGATTTTCTTCGTCATATACAATAACATTTACTTGTTTTATATCATAATTTCCACTTGAATCATAAACAATATACGTTAATGGATACGTTCCAATTTCATTTAAGTTGACTAAATCATCATATACAATAATTTGATCAGTTAAACATCCATCTGTTACATCTTGACAAGAAATATTTTCTAAATAATCGATGCTTTCCGTATTAAGTGGAACTCTTATATCACCTGTATTTAGAATCTGTGGTTTATCCTCATCTAATACAGTAACATAAATAATTTTTTCTGTATAATTTCCACTTGAATCAGAGACAAAATATAAAACAGGGTATACACCAGGTTTATTAGGATTAATTAAATGGTAATCAACCCTTAGATGATATATAGAAATAACTCCATCATAATTATCTTCTATGGTAATATTTTGAGTAAATATAGATTTTTCTATTGATGTATTCACCAATATCGATAAATTTGAAATATTTTTCAAGACTGGTTTCTTAGTATCAATCACTTGCACTTGAATTGGTACTCTTCTCTCATTATTTGATTCATCTATTGCGATATATTCAATTTCATATACACCAATCTTCCCAATTTTAAGATTATCTAAATTAAGTGTTTGTGTCACCTGCTGTAAACTATTATCTGAAATATTAATTCCATTCCAAAAATCATAATTATCTATATCCGTATTTACTTCTAATATTAGATTTTTATAATTTTTTATAACTGGTTTTGTCGTATCTCGAATATGCACCTGAACAGTTTTAACGGTTTCATTACCTAAATGATCTTGTACTGAATAAATTAAATCATAAGTACCAACTTTTGTATAATCAATATTTGAGGAATCGACTTCAATTGATGCAGTTAAATCATTATCATTAAACACATCTCTAGCAGTGACTCCAATTAAATAATCTACTTCTTCTGAATTAACTTCAATATAAAAATCCTCTAATCCCTTGATAACAGGTATATCTTCGAAAACGTAAACTTTTGCAGTAACAACTGTCTCTAAAGCATAGTATATGAGTGTGTATACCCCCTCTTCGTCATAATTAACAAGATTAACATTAACAGATTCATTAGTTATAAGAACAGGATTACCACAAATATCTGTAACAGTGATTTTTTCAATATAATTTGGGGTAGGTTGTCCTATTTCATAATAAAAATCACTCACGTTTTCAAAGGTTGGATGATTATCAGGAACACATGCATCATCCGCTTTAGCCTTATCAAAATGGACTAAAAACATTAGCAAAATAAAAACAAATATAACCTTTTTCATTTCCTCACCATCTCATCAATTTATTTAACCATATTATATATTTTATTTTTTATGAAATAGTGATTTCACTGAAAATCTTACAATTTTTTTAGTCGAAAATTATTTTGTTTAGCTATTTTATTAAATTATACTTGTATTTAAACAAAGAATTGTCGAATATTATATGAATATCATATAAGGAAAACTATTTAAATTGATATACATTTATTGCTTATTACTACTTGGTATAATTTGTGGTTTATTTTGTGAGTTCTGTGAGGAACTTAAGACATCGAAATCATCAAAACTTATATAGTAAAAATATTTTATAAGACATATCTATTTGATGATGATTGCTATACAATATTCAATTTCTCATAAAAAGAATGTTATTATATGGTCTTATTTTGAAAATACAACATTAAAGATTGTATATAAGTATTGATATATAATATTCATTAATGTATAATAAACTTACACGATACAAAGGATTATTGAGGATCGGAAAGGTTCCCGACACGCTATAATTAATTTATAGTTACCAGGTATGCAAGAGTGCCGACTTGCCAAGAATCCTTTTATAATTAAAAGCACGGTAAATTGAATACCGTGTTTTTTAATTAGTCTAAAATTTTATAATTTAAGTTTATATCACTGTCTCTTAATTTAATGATATAACTAAAAAAAAGAGTTAATAACCTTCAACTCTTTTAATCTTATAAACCTAATACACTTATATAATTTTCAGTAGTTAATTTCTCTTTAATCCAAAATACAATATTTTCATAATAATTAATTAATATTAGGGTATCCACATTAATATCTTTTGTATAATTTTTATTCTTTAATTGATTAATAAAATTATTAATATCATTTAATATGTTCAACCAAGTCTTTTTATCAATTAAATTATTATCATAAATACTAAAATTAATACAATGTTTTCTTATTACATTACTAAGGTATTTAATAGAATCATCACTCATATATAAAGATTCTTTATTCCAATGTTTATCTTTATATTTCCCAGGATAAAATTCTAAGTAATCAGTACTATTTATTTCATTAAGACTATAAATTAATTTGATAATAGTTCCACCTCAATTCTTAGTAATAATTATTATAACTTTATTCCTTTTATTATTTCATCACCAGATTATATTGGTATAAATCCTTCAGAACCAAATAGTATAGAAATAATTAAGCATTATGAAAATGATGTATTAATCGCAATTAAATGGGGTAAAAACAGAAATTTGAAAATTTCATCTATGTATAGTTTGGCTGTAGGTAAAGTATCAAAAAGATTAAAGAGTGGTAGAATAATAAGCATAAAATAATACCATTGAACAGTAAGCGTACAATATAGCACACATTTAATT from Mycoplasmatota bacterium carries:
- a CDS encoding replication-associated recombination protein A; amino-acid sequence: MQPLAYRIRPKKIEEVVGQQHLIGEGKLINNLIENNKMFSLIFFGPPGVGKTTIAKVLAEALNIPYAEFNAATDNKERLKQLIKTAQLSTDYIIIIDEIHRLKKDIQDLLLPYLEDGTTNLIGLTTNNPYFSVNPAIRSRCHLLELKPLSNDDIKYKLIEITKSEEIIKNKSIHDEAINSIIEMANGDLRSAINLLELTVLSSKDKEIKKEQVNLLHSQTSFTIDKNSDGHYDTLSAFQKSIRGSDVNAALHYLARLIVANDLESICRRLAIISFEDIGLANPLASIHTMSAIEAARQVGLPEARLPLSNAVIELALSPKSMSGHEAIDLAIADIKKGVIGDIPEFIKYRPINPPFKYSAKDPNKYKYQYLPDNLKDIEYYRPKENPNTYEFNLIQNYKLLKSKKIKG
- a CDS encoding DUF5011 domain-containing protein is translated as MKKVIFVFILLMFLVHFDKAKADDACVPDNHPTFENVSDFYYEIGQPTPNYIEKITVTDICGNPVLITNESVNVNLVNYDEEGVYTLIYYALETVVTAKVYVFEDIPVIKGLEDFYIEVNSEEVDYLIGVTARDVFNDNDLTASIEVDSSNIDYTKVGTYDLIYSVQDHLGNETVKTVQVHIRDTTKPVIKNYKNLILEVNTDIDNYDFWNGINISDNSLQQVTQTLNLDNLKIGKIGVYEIEYIAIDESNNERRVPIQVQVIDTKKPVLKNISNLSILVNTSIEKSIFTQNITIEDNYDGVISIYHLRVDYHLINPNKPGVYPVLYFVSDSSGNYTEKIIYVTVLDEDKPQILNTGDIRVPLNTESIDYLENISCQDVTDGCLTDQIIVYDDLVNLNEIGTYPLTYIVYDSSGNYDIKQVNVIVYDEENPVITGVTDLIIEVRSELTKAYFLTQVTAFDNNDGDITSSVDVDLDQINFDELGTYQIKYFVSDTSGNIEETYAIVTIVDTTAPQITGYQDLTINLNQEIDETYLLSGLSVIDNYDGDITSLATVKGFYDTSKEGTYIITIEASDSSGNVSEVTFNLIVVIEGQPIQEDKNDYSIFYIVGGIGLSLIGTGFIGYRKRHLT